A region of Deinococcus cellulosilyticus NBRC 106333 = KACC 11606 DNA encodes the following proteins:
- a CDS encoding PASTA domain-containing protein, protein MGRIDGKYEIVQELSKETHSTLYEATGPGGELVRVDWFTIVDPSTRTLFLKYRTALKGSESPLLQDVVSKPGAYYTVWKTTEVDPIENFLQAHVKDAAAVEALITLVQVLTEQGFAAQDADIGLLDGKPVLRGLKFVERPIEEVQRLNAEFLKPLQSSKVRATKPRKPKPVRPRLTIWGWLPGLLFLTLTGYVMSKATQSYLNPPIFTVPDVTGKSITQAATAMVDAGFRVAVVDGEEPGIAIGTVIEQDHKGGTSLNVNRLVTLTVNNPPPLSVPKITDMTVGEATRTLQEVGLKVGAVTTSPPNDLTLPKGSIIAQDPEPGTQVGKGSTINILISGGKKVKETFLPTLKGMTFDEAKAEVEKAGLVLNKVQQITSELPEGTVIRQTPDEYKKVPVGSPVTIYISRAPIVAPPSRDNGQTRVGPIPQPAQEPTGGTTDPGETTGGTTDPGETTGGTTDPGGTGTETPDPGTQTPETPETTLKKFQYVFPSDLGPGVAELRVQDETGEKSIVKIPDAAGTSADIEVNVTGNAVFNLYLDGQLVSSFER, encoded by the coding sequence ATGGGCCGCATTGACGGAAAATACGAAATTGTTCAGGAACTCTCCAAAGAAACCCACTCCACGCTCTACGAGGCCACCGGACCCGGTGGGGAGTTGGTTCGTGTGGACTGGTTCACCATCGTGGACCCGAGCACCCGCACCCTGTTCCTGAAGTACCGCACGGCACTGAAAGGCAGCGAAAGCCCCCTCCTGCAGGATGTGGTTTCCAAGCCTGGAGCCTACTACACCGTCTGGAAGACCACCGAAGTCGATCCCATCGAAAATTTCCTGCAGGCACACGTCAAGGATGCTGCTGCAGTCGAAGCCCTGATCACCCTGGTGCAGGTGCTGACCGAACAGGGCTTTGCCGCCCAGGATGCCGACATTGGTCTTCTGGATGGCAAACCTGTTTTGAGAGGCCTGAAATTTGTTGAGCGTCCCATTGAGGAGGTGCAAAGGCTGAATGCCGAGTTCCTCAAGCCCTTGCAGAGCTCCAAGGTGCGAGCCACCAAACCCAGAAAGCCAAAACCTGTCAGGCCTCGCCTGACCATCTGGGGATGGCTGCCAGGCCTGCTGTTTTTGACCCTCACAGGCTACGTGATGAGCAAGGCCACCCAGTCTTACCTCAACCCCCCCATCTTCACTGTGCCTGATGTGACCGGCAAGAGCATCACCCAGGCAGCCACCGCAATGGTGGATGCGGGTTTTCGGGTGGCCGTGGTGGATGGGGAAGAGCCAGGGATTGCCATTGGAACTGTGATTGAACAGGACCACAAAGGCGGGACCAGTTTGAACGTGAACCGTCTGGTGACGCTCACCGTGAACAATCCACCCCCCCTCAGTGTTCCCAAGATCACGGACATGACGGTGGGCGAAGCCACCCGAACCCTGCAGGAAGTGGGGCTCAAGGTCGGTGCGGTCACCACCTCTCCACCCAATGACCTGACCCTTCCCAAAGGGTCCATCATTGCGCAGGACCCGGAGCCCGGAACCCAGGTGGGCAAGGGAAGCACCATCAACATCCTGATCTCTGGTGGCAAAAAGGTGAAAGAAACCTTCCTGCCCACCCTCAAGGGCATGACCTTTGATGAAGCCAAAGCAGAAGTGGAGAAGGCCGGTCTGGTCCTCAACAAGGTGCAACAGATCACCAGTGAACTCCCTGAAGGTACCGTCATTCGCCAGACCCCGGACGAATACAAAAAAGTTCCTGTCGGATCTCCGGTGACCATCTACATCTCCAGGGCTCCCATTGTGGCACCACCTTCACGGGACAATGGGCAGACCAGAGTAGGCCCCATTCCTCAGCCTGCCCAGGAACCCACAGGCGGCACCACTGACCCCGGAGAAACCACAGGCGGCACCACCGACCCCGGAGAAACCACAGGCGGCACCACTGACCCGGGAGGAACGGGCACCGAGACCCCTGACCCTGGCACCCAGACCCCTGAAACCCCTGAAACCACCCTCAAGAAGTTCCAGTACGTTTTCCCAAGCGATCTCGGTCCTGGCGTTGCAGAACTGAGGGTCCAGGACGAGACCGGGGAGAAGAGCATTGTGAAGATTCCCGATGCTGCAGGCACCTCAGCAGACATCGAGGTGAACGTGACCGGAAATGCGGTCTTCAACCTGTATCTTGATGGTCAACTGGTCAGCAGTTTCGAACGCTGA
- a CDS encoding DUF1517 domain-containing protein: MKAFWTLFLWLVSLSAFAQSGGGFGGSAPSSGGSSGGGFDGGGGYSGGGYSGGGYSGGYGGPIFIGGGGGGGLFTIIFVIVIAMVIMSAMQKMRKGGAAGVAGGYGPQAQALKVQILLAEGDEVKRAMQHIAQTGDTSSAQGLARMLNEAALNVLRHPDRWMYAYIDAATGHQAQMDGQVGAWAAEARSDFTEQTTSNYGKFQRTTSNQEKGGFYLAVTLMAASSSLPQISKEVTPQNVQQAVTTLASLSGVGLVRIDVVWSPDQEGEFLTEDEALMKYPELTKL; this comes from the coding sequence ATGAAAGCGTTTTGGACCCTGTTCCTCTGGCTGGTCAGCCTCAGTGCTTTTGCCCAGAGTGGAGGTGGTTTCGGAGGATCTGCGCCCAGTTCGGGTGGAAGCTCGGGGGGAGGCTTTGATGGGGGTGGAGGATACTCCGGTGGGGGGTATTCCGGTGGAGGTTATTCTGGCGGCTATGGTGGTCCCATCTTCATCGGTGGTGGTGGGGGAGGAGGCCTTTTCACCATCATCTTTGTCATTGTCATTGCCATGGTGATCATGTCCGCCATGCAGAAAATGCGCAAAGGTGGAGCCGCAGGGGTGGCAGGAGGGTACGGTCCTCAGGCGCAGGCCCTCAAAGTTCAGATCCTGCTGGCCGAGGGGGACGAGGTGAAACGGGCCATGCAGCACATCGCCCAGACCGGAGACACCTCCAGTGCGCAGGGTCTGGCCCGCATGCTCAACGAGGCGGCACTGAATGTGCTCCGTCACCCGGACCGCTGGATGTACGCCTACATCGATGCTGCCACAGGACATCAGGCCCAGATGGATGGGCAGGTGGGGGCCTGGGCAGCAGAGGCCCGCAGTGATTTCACCGAACAGACCACCAGCAATTACGGCAAATTCCAGCGCACCACCTCCAACCAGGAAAAAGGAGGGTTCTATCTGGCAGTGACCCTGATGGCAGCTTCCAGCAGCCTCCCCCAGATCAGCAAGGAGGTGACCCCCCAGAATGTGCAGCAGGCGGTCACCACACTTGCCAGCCTGTCCGGGGTGGGTCTGGTGCGCATTGATGTGGTATGGAGTCCCGATCAGGAAGGGGAATTCCTCACCGAGGACGAGGCCCTGATGAAGTACCCTGAACTGACCAAACTTTGA
- the nucS gene encoding endonuclease NucS: MIAGLIHQPTCSDLLSFFVGHLHSGRLVQLVGECEISYAGRAASYAEAGNYLVIVKPDGSIQVQGAKGVKPVNWQPKTDHISASLEAGMVVLTAERNSPPEVVRVVCLDPHLVFAAEFSQEYGFVLSGSEAEMRKTLRKKPDCMEPGLCILEEELLTDAGGVDLFARDSEGRLVVIELKRARATHEAVFQLDRYVKLTREQTGQQVRGLLVAPSITFPALERLQALGLEFCEMTALPVLEEDMQLSLFDF, encoded by the coding sequence ATGATTGCTGGCCTGATTCATCAACCCACCTGTTCGGATCTGCTTTCCTTTTTTGTCGGTCATTTGCATTCTGGGCGACTGGTGCAACTGGTGGGGGAGTGCGAGATCAGTTATGCAGGTCGGGCTGCGAGTTATGCAGAGGCCGGGAACTATCTGGTGATTGTGAAGCCTGATGGCAGCATCCAGGTGCAGGGGGCAAAAGGGGTGAAGCCTGTGAACTGGCAGCCCAAAACCGATCACATTTCGGCTTCGCTGGAGGCTGGAATGGTGGTCCTGACCGCAGAGCGCAACAGTCCGCCCGAAGTGGTGAGGGTGGTGTGTCTGGACCCCCATCTGGTGTTCGCTGCAGAGTTTTCGCAGGAATACGGATTTGTGCTTTCGGGATCTGAGGCAGAGATGCGCAAGACCCTGAGGAAAAAACCGGACTGCATGGAACCCGGACTGTGCATTCTGGAGGAAGAACTCCTGACGGATGCTGGAGGGGTGGACCTCTTCGCCCGTGACAGTGAAGGGCGTCTGGTGGTGATTGAACTCAAGCGGGCCAGAGCGACCCATGAGGCGGTGTTTCAGCTGGACCGTTATGTGAAACTGACCCGCGAGCAGACAGGACAGCAGGTGCGGGGCCTCTTGGTGGCCCCCAGCATCACTTTTCCTGCACTGGAACGCTTGCAGGCTCTGGGCCTGGAGTTCTGTGAGATGACGGCCCTGCCTGTGCTGGAAGAGGACATGCAGCTCAGTTTGTTCGATTTCTAG
- a CDS encoding histone deacetylase family protein: protein MLRAYTPAHIVFPLPEGHRFPLYKYAGVRDRLLGKLPILNAELLPWDLAATVHDHAYLNRWRYGEMSRQEEREYGLPWSVQVVERARAAAGGTLAAMQDALNTGWGINLAGGTHHAFRDRAEGFCLLNDVAICTHLALKEGLAKRILVLDLDVHQGNGTASLLSSFSEVFTLSVHGERNYPFRKEKSSLDIGLPDGVTDVHYLNVLETQVKAALESFRPDLIFYLAGVDVLFNDRFGRFALTLEGVGARDAWVFRWCFGHGIPVVSTMAGGYNRDPEMTVQAAAQTIEVGLFLK, encoded by the coding sequence GTGCTGAGAGCCTACACCCCTGCCCACATTGTTTTTCCGCTTCCCGAAGGCCACCGTTTTCCCCTGTACAAGTATGCGGGGGTGCGGGACCGCCTGCTCGGGAAGCTTCCCATTTTGAATGCTGAACTGCTGCCCTGGGACCTGGCCGCCACGGTGCATGACCATGCTTACCTGAACCGCTGGCGTTACGGCGAGATGAGCCGCCAGGAAGAACGGGAATATGGCCTTCCCTGGAGCGTGCAGGTGGTTGAGCGTGCCAGAGCTGCAGCAGGAGGAACGCTTGCAGCAATGCAAGACGCACTGAACACCGGATGGGGCATCAATCTGGCCGGAGGGACCCACCATGCCTTTCGGGACCGGGCAGAAGGATTCTGCCTGCTCAATGATGTGGCCATCTGCACCCATCTGGCCCTGAAAGAGGGTCTGGCAAAGAGGATTCTGGTGCTGGATCTGGATGTGCACCAGGGGAATGGCACAGCCAGCCTGCTCTCTTCATTTTCGGAGGTCTTTACCTTGAGTGTGCATGGAGAGCGAAACTACCCTTTCAGAAAGGAAAAAAGCTCTCTGGACATTGGGTTGCCTGATGGGGTGACGGATGTCCATTACCTTAATGTTCTGGAAACGCAGGTGAAAGCAGCCCTTGAAAGCTTCAGACCCGACCTCATTTTTTATTTGGCCGGTGTGGACGTGCTTTTCAATGACCGCTTCGGGCGTTTTGCCCTGACCCTCGAAGGGGTGGGGGCACGGGATGCCTGGGTGTTTCGCTGGTGTTTTGGGCATGGAATTCCAGTGGTGAGCACCATGGCAGGCGGTTACAACCGTGATCCAGAAATGACTGTACAGGCCGCTGCCCAGACGATTGAGGTCGGACTTTTCCTGAAGTGA
- a CDS encoding c-type cytochrome, translating into MRKTVLLLIALSSGLVLAADPKGNAASGKTLYSSTCQMCHGDKGQGMVGPKLAGTLAKWKFADFKKTLVKGVNPSKKTLAATMPRYDKTPFMGTGKPPTDQQMADVLAYIKTLK; encoded by the coding sequence ATGCGCAAAACTGTACTGTTGCTGATCGCCCTGTCCAGTGGACTGGTGCTGGCTGCAGATCCCAAAGGCAACGCTGCCAGTGGAAAAACCCTGTACTCCTCCACCTGCCAGATGTGCCACGGAGACAAAGGACAGGGAATGGTGGGTCCCAAACTGGCAGGAACCCTGGCCAAATGGAAATTTGCTGACTTCAAGAAGACCCTGGTGAAAGGGGTGAATCCCAGCAAGAAAACGCTGGCGGCCACCATGCCCAGGTATGACAAAACGCCTTTTATGGGCACAGGCAAACCCCCAACGGACCAGCAGATGGCCGATGTGCTCGCTTACATCAAAACCCTGAAATGA
- a CDS encoding proline dehydrogenase family protein, with the protein MDLNQVYRNTVLSVANNKTVQDIVKQRAWSVAKRFVAGEERQTAIAAVKDMEKVGVHGILDLLGEFVDTEAKANEFADEIIRLLDAAEGQGFPIYVAIKLSSVGQKITLANGENLGMVNARRILKRAKELNAFVALDMEDHPLVDLTLEQFRTLVGEFGNQTVGTVLQAYLYRTEQDRASLDDLKPNLRIVKGAYLEPESVAYPNKRDVDLQYRRLVYQHLKAGNYCCVATHDESIIEDVKRFVQMNKIPYSQFEFQMLYGIRRDLQVQLAKEGYTVRAYIPYGSDWYAYFSRRIAERPANVMFVLRGMLRG; encoded by the coding sequence ATGGATTTGAATCAGGTGTACCGCAACACCGTCCTGAGCGTGGCCAACAACAAGACCGTTCAGGACATTGTCAAGCAGCGAGCATGGAGTGTTGCAAAACGTTTTGTCGCTGGTGAAGAGCGCCAGACCGCCATTGCAGCGGTCAAGGACATGGAAAAAGTCGGTGTGCATGGCATTCTCGATCTTCTTGGAGAGTTCGTCGACACCGAGGCCAAGGCCAACGAATTTGCAGATGAAATCATCCGGCTGCTGGATGCCGCCGAAGGCCAGGGTTTCCCGATCTATGTGGCCATCAAACTGTCCAGCGTCGGTCAGAAAATCACCCTGGCCAATGGTGAGAACCTGGGGATGGTCAATGCGCGCCGCATCCTGAAGCGTGCAAAAGAACTGAATGCTTTTGTGGCCCTCGACATGGAAGACCACCCCCTCGTGGACCTCACCCTGGAGCAGTTCAGAACCCTGGTGGGTGAATTCGGGAACCAGACGGTGGGAACCGTTCTTCAGGCTTACCTGTACCGCACAGAGCAGGACCGTGCTTCTCTGGATGACCTGAAACCCAACCTGCGCATTGTGAAAGGGGCCTACCTTGAGCCCGAGTCTGTGGCATACCCCAACAAGCGGGATGTGGACCTGCAGTACCGCCGTCTGGTCTACCAGCACCTGAAAGCCGGGAACTACTGCTGTGTGGCCACCCACGACGAGAGCATCATCGAAGACGTGAAGCGCTTTGTGCAGATGAACAAAATTCCCTACAGCCAGTTCGAGTTCCAGATGCTCTACGGAATCCGCCGTGACCTGCAGGTGCAACTGGCAAAAGAGGGCTACACCGTTCGGGCCTACATTCCTTATGGTTCCGACTGGTACGCCTACTTCAGCCGCCGGATTGCTGAGCGCCCTGCCAACGTGATGTTCGTGCTGCGTGGCATGCTCAGAGGATGA
- a CDS encoding Crp/Fnr family transcriptional regulator — MKTYGSYTMVDVHGQGRPLRRGDTLYYTGDASPSLYRLEKGLLRAVRLTPQGRNLTVRHIQPGDIFGEEALHGLQRSHQVIALTDAVVHPIYPQELQGEALWEVLQSLSSQLQRVMNDGVHIQDGELRERIARYLLNLADSSLGGEDSEGVRFVRATHELIAEGTGATRESVSKLIGEMRDDGLLSPAYRCIALTNEADLRAIAGL, encoded by the coding sequence ATGAAAACTTACGGATCTTACACAATGGTGGACGTACACGGACAGGGCCGCCCCCTGCGTCGCGGAGACACCCTGTACTACACCGGAGACGCCAGCCCCAGCCTCTACAGACTTGAAAAAGGCCTGCTCAGGGCCGTCCGTCTCACCCCCCAGGGCCGCAACCTCACCGTCCGTCACATCCAACCCGGAGACATCTTCGGTGAAGAAGCTTTGCACGGCCTTCAACGCTCCCACCAGGTGATTGCCCTCACCGACGCTGTGGTGCACCCCATCTACCCCCAGGAACTGCAAGGCGAAGCCCTCTGGGAAGTGCTGCAGAGCCTCAGCTCCCAGCTCCAGCGCGTCATGAACGACGGTGTGCACATCCAGGACGGTGAACTGCGTGAACGCATCGCCCGTTACCTGCTCAACCTCGCCGACTCCTCCCTCGGTGGGGAAGACTCCGAAGGCGTGCGCTTTGTGCGTGCCACCCACGAACTGATTGCAGAAGGCACCGGAGCCACCCGCGAAAGCGTCTCCAAACTGATTGGTGAAATGCGCGACGATGGCCTCCTGAGCCCCGCCTACCGCTGCATTGCCCTCACCAACGAAGCCGACCTGCGTGCCATTGCTGGCTTATAA
- a CDS encoding DinB family protein, protein MHISLETLIAMYERNNLFLKRHLNAFNHSGNLASAFDGGPNAHWILGHLIKSRTDFLLEWRAPAVWSAEECRPFAAGEGPSGPDTPVTWEKLLEVWDRTHQCFMEALSSFTPERLQEEVRPGKNWTMMLEFFSWHEGYHIGQLALLKRGKGPVA, encoded by the coding sequence ATGCACATTTCTCTGGAAACCCTGATCGCAATGTATGAACGCAACAACCTTTTTCTGAAACGACACCTGAATGCCTTCAACCATTCAGGAAACCTGGCGTCAGCTTTCGATGGAGGTCCAAATGCCCACTGGATTCTGGGCCACCTGATCAAAAGCCGCACAGATTTCCTGCTGGAATGGAGGGCTCCTGCTGTCTGGTCTGCAGAAGAATGCAGGCCGTTTGCTGCTGGAGAAGGACCCTCAGGTCCAGACACCCCTGTGACCTGGGAGAAACTGCTGGAGGTCTGGGACCGGACCCACCAGTGTTTCATGGAGGCCCTGTCCAGTTTCACCCCTGAACGTCTGCAAGAAGAGGTTCGTCCTGGGAAAAACTGGACGATGATGCTGGAATTTTTCAGCTGGCATGAGGGGTACCACATCGGTCAGCTTGCCTTGCTGAAACGGGGCAAGGGGCCTGTGGCCTGA
- the ispH gene encoding 4-hydroxy-3-methylbut-2-enyl diphosphate reductase, producing the protein MIERIYLAKPRGFCAGVVMAIQAVEKAAQSLEKPVTVYHSIVHNHTVVERLEDQYGVHFVEDLEGLPMLPAEGDTVVFSAHGISPVVRQRAAEMGLHTIDATCPLVTKVHTEAKKYAREGYHILLIGDSARHQEVIGTQGEAPEVTTVVAVLGKESKGMSDAHTVTVPDPDRVVVLTQTTLNVDDVYKTIEVLKSRFPNMVIPPSDDLCYATKNRQDAVKNIAPHVQAFLVLTSTHSSNGMRLLELAESLCGRAHRLETDEDVRTIDFSGVNSIGITSAASTPDDLVQRVVQHFRDLNPNLEVIEEGEWENIKFREPKRLPPAAQV; encoded by the coding sequence ATGATAGAGCGGATCTACCTCGCAAAGCCCAGAGGCTTCTGTGCAGGTGTGGTGATGGCCATTCAGGCCGTGGAAAAAGCAGCGCAATCCCTGGAAAAACCCGTCACGGTGTACCACAGCATCGTACACAACCATACCGTGGTGGAACGCCTCGAAGACCAGTACGGTGTGCACTTCGTGGAGGACCTTGAAGGTCTGCCCATGCTTCCTGCAGAGGGGGACACCGTGGTCTTCAGTGCCCACGGCATCAGTCCGGTGGTGCGCCAGAGGGCTGCAGAGATGGGCCTTCACACCATCGATGCCACCTGTCCCCTGGTCACCAAGGTGCACACTGAGGCCAAAAAATACGCCCGTGAGGGGTACCACATCCTGTTGATTGGAGACAGTGCCAGGCACCAGGAGGTGATTGGAACCCAGGGAGAAGCCCCTGAGGTCACCACAGTTGTTGCTGTGCTGGGCAAGGAAAGCAAGGGCATGTCTGATGCCCACACCGTCACCGTGCCCGATCCAGATCGGGTGGTGGTCCTCACCCAGACCACCCTGAATGTCGATGATGTGTACAAAACCATCGAGGTGCTGAAAAGCCGTTTCCCCAACATGGTGATTCCGCCCAGTGATGACCTGTGCTACGCCACCAAAAACCGGCAGGATGCCGTGAAGAACATTGCTCCCCATGTGCAGGCCTTTCTGGTCCTGACCAGCACCCACTCCAGCAACGGCATGCGCCTGCTGGAACTGGCCGAATCCCTGTGTGGCCGCGCACACCGTCTGGAAACCGATGAAGATGTCAGAACCATCGATTTCTCAGGGGTGAACAGCATCGGCATCACGTCTGCAGCAAGCACACCTGACGATCTGGTGCAGAGGGTGGTGCAGCACTTCAGAGACCTCAACCCGAATCTGGAAGTCATTGAAGAGGGAGAGTGGGAGAACATCAAGTTCAGGGAACCCAAAAGGTTGCCTCCTGCAGCACAGGTTTGA
- a CDS encoding GntR family transcriptional regulator — MNFERPQLIRDEIYQLLRHQILSGGIQPGARIAEIELCERFGVSRTPIREAIQRLVQEGMLEANANKSVRVRVLSAEEARQSYEVREALDGLAAELAAQHYTEEDAASLRDALHDLKQDRDDYREQTRLDLLFHRKIALASHNQMLVQALNNLEHTVAIIKHMTGTYNLMPETTVQHEAILDAILQRDVKTAGQLARDHVRFFGDLVVQQLHEMTRN; from the coding sequence ATGAACTTTGAGCGCCCCCAACTGATCCGTGACGAGATCTACCAGTTGCTCCGACACCAGATCCTCTCTGGCGGAATTCAGCCCGGTGCCCGCATCGCCGAGATTGAACTCTGCGAAAGGTTCGGGGTGTCCCGCACCCCCATCCGTGAGGCCATCCAGCGTCTGGTGCAAGAAGGCATGCTGGAAGCCAACGCCAACAAGAGCGTGCGTGTGCGTGTGCTCTCTGCCGAAGAGGCCCGCCAGAGCTATGAGGTGCGTGAAGCCCTCGATGGTCTGGCTGCAGAACTGGCGGCCCAGCACTACACCGAAGAGGATGCAGCCAGCCTGAGAGATGCCCTGCATGACCTCAAACAGGACCGCGACGATTACCGGGAGCAGACCCGTCTGGACCTGCTCTTTCACCGCAAAATTGCCCTGGCCAGCCACAACCAGATGCTGGTGCAGGCCCTCAACAACCTGGAACACACGGTGGCGATCATCAAGCACATGACCGGCACCTACAACCTGATGCCCGAGACCACCGTTCAACACGAGGCCATTCTGGATGCCATCTTGCAGCGGGACGTGAAAACTGCGGGTCAGCTCGCCCGCGATCACGTGCGCTTCTTCGGGGATCTGGTGGTTCAGCAACTGCATGAAATGACCCGCAACTGA
- a CDS encoding cysteine desulfurase family protein, with translation MQAYLDYAATTPMSPTSLEAFQKAAQVLGNASSVHRAGQHARELLEEGRVMLAESIGAHPLEVILNSGGTEGDNHVFWSVSRQFERGHIITSSIEHSAVLAPARFLEATGRFEVTYLQPDRYGRIFPEQVEEALREDTVMVSVMHANNEVGSVQDIRSIAEVCRARGALVHTDAVQSLGILPVDVHAWGVDFASFSAHKFYGPTGVGMLYVRRGLELTPHMMAGHQEKGFRGGTHNVSGVYAAGVAAREAVALQPETHTRLQQLKDRLQQGLASLENISFNHAPDSSPKVLSVTVHGADGEALLMNLDLESVYVSAGSACSAGTMQASHVLLALGLSEEDAKSSLRFSLGRGVTEAEIDFAIEGFKAAVSRSRF, from the coding sequence ATGCAAGCGTACCTGGATTATGCCGCCACCACGCCAATGAGCCCCACCTCCCTGGAGGCCTTTCAGAAAGCAGCGCAGGTGCTGGGCAATGCCAGCAGCGTGCACCGCGCCGGACAGCATGCCCGTGAGTTGCTGGAAGAGGGACGGGTGATGCTGGCAGAGAGCATCGGTGCGCATCCGCTGGAAGTGATCCTCAACTCGGGAGGCACCGAAGGGGACAACCATGTGTTCTGGAGTGTCTCCCGGCAGTTTGAGAGGGGACACATCATCACCAGCAGCATTGAGCACAGTGCGGTGCTGGCCCCTGCCCGTTTTCTGGAAGCCACCGGGCGTTTCGAGGTGACTTACCTGCAGCCAGACCGTTATGGCCGCATCTTCCCAGAGCAGGTGGAAGAAGCCCTCAGGGAAGATACCGTGATGGTTTCGGTCATGCATGCCAACAATGAAGTGGGAAGTGTGCAGGACATCCGCAGCATTGCAGAAGTCTGCCGGGCCAGAGGTGCACTGGTGCACACGGATGCTGTGCAGTCTCTGGGCATCCTGCCTGTGGACGTGCATGCATGGGGAGTGGATTTTGCCTCCTTCAGTGCCCACAAATTCTATGGACCCACCGGAGTGGGCATGCTTTATGTGCGCAGAGGACTGGAACTGACCCCCCACATGATGGCCGGGCATCAGGAAAAGGGTTTTCGGGGAGGCACCCACAACGTCAGTGGGGTGTACGCCGCAGGTGTTGCTGCCAGAGAAGCAGTGGCCCTGCAACCTGAGACCCACACCCGGCTTCAGCAACTGAAAGACCGCCTGCAGCAGGGACTTGCCTCCTTGGAAAACATCAGCTTCAACCATGCGCCTGATTCCAGTCCCAAAGTGCTCTCTGTAACGGTGCATGGTGCAGATGGAGAGGCCCTCCTGATGAATCTTGATCTGGAAAGTGTGTATGTCTCAGCAGGAAGTGCCTGCTCTGCGGGAACGATGCAGGCAAGCCATGTGCTGCTGGCTCTGGGCCTCAGTGAAGAAGATGCCAAATCCAGCCTGCGTTTCAGCCTGGGACGTGGAGTGACAGAAGCAGAGATTGATTTCGCCATTGAGGGTTTCAAAGCAGCGGTCTCCAGAAGCCGTTTCTGA
- a CDS encoding VWD domain-containing protein — translation MVRAAGWFAVLVGMLVACNSAPTPPTGGVFDGLECGKVRNASGDIVGTTRDNDCGGGINDPHYTTFDGLYYDFMGVGEFVFARLKDTPDLQVQTRMSPVGDLSVASLNTAVAAQVGPDRVMVALLKTGKTEVRVNGTIKTLLAPLKLAGGGEVKRFPSGDVMVTWPNTSTTSNQDRLYIEIPGNYLNVYLQVYKSHYNKLEGLLGDADGLPTNDLRVAAGSALDTTQVTFDQMYQDFAGSWRITDPAKSLFTYDSGQGPSTFNDAGKPTQFITVSDLTTEQKDRGVLECASVKGQVHENWYNACVLDVGLSGDTSFVKGLSSNLKLMDVTGKVQIKK, via the coding sequence ATGGTACGTGCTGCTGGATGGTTTGCTGTTCTGGTTGGTATGCTGGTTGCCTGCAATTCTGCTCCCACCCCACCCACTGGAGGTGTTTTTGATGGCCTGGAGTGCGGCAAGGTTCGAAATGCCAGTGGTGACATTGTGGGCACCACCCGCGACAACGATTGCGGAGGGGGCATCAATGACCCGCATTACACGACTTTCGATGGCCTCTACTATGACTTCATGGGTGTGGGTGAATTTGTCTTTGCACGCCTGAAAGACACGCCTGACCTGCAGGTCCAGACCCGCATGTCCCCGGTGGGAGACCTGAGTGTGGCAAGCCTGAACACCGCTGTGGCAGCCCAGGTGGGGCCAGATCGGGTGATGGTGGCCCTCCTGAAAACAGGCAAGACCGAAGTGCGGGTCAATGGCACAATCAAAACCCTCCTGGCTCCACTCAAACTTGCAGGTGGGGGAGAGGTCAAGCGCTTCCCATCAGGAGACGTGATGGTCACCTGGCCGAACACCAGCACCACCAGCAACCAGGACCGCCTGTACATTGAGATCCCCGGCAATTACCTGAACGTGTACCTGCAGGTGTACAAATCCCACTACAACAAACTTGAAGGCCTGCTCGGAGATGCCGATGGTCTGCCCACCAACGACCTGAGGGTTGCAGCAGGAAGTGCTCTGGACACCACCCAGGTCACGTTTGACCAGATGTACCAGGATTTTGCTGGCAGCTGGCGCATCACCGATCCTGCAAAATCACTTTTCACCTATGACTCAGGGCAGGGGCCATCCACGTTCAATGATGCTGGCAAGCCCACCCAGTTCATCACGGTGTCTGACCTGACCACCGAACAGAAGGACAGGGGTGTGCTGGAGTGTGCTTCTGTCAAAGGACAGGTGCATGAGAACTGGTACAACGCCTGTGTGCTGGATGTGGGCCTGAGTGGAGACACCTCTTTTGTGAAGGGCCTGAGCAGCAACCTGAAACTGATGGATGTGACAGGAAAAGTGCAGATCAAGAAATAA